The following proteins are encoded in a genomic region of Amphiura filiformis chromosome 18, Afil_fr2py, whole genome shotgun sequence:
- the LOC140139231 gene encoding crystal protein-like, translating to MKTTKTKCEDEEEDDDDDSALGFLYTGDDTILGNFAILDQHAVLRFVQKNIAAFGGDPGKVTLMGPSSAAEMVAIHLISPISDYLFHQAIMTSIYFSSPFREADADAPLFGKKFARYAGCIMASPACLRKLPVQDIILIQSLMMYSDIGSVTGESPLQDFQRWSPVVDGDTVPMQLLDAFETKQFQLKPMIIGVTRDDARVYAFVISNEPLDLPSYLRIILEYFPAIKAAKIAKQYPPFIGADNRDTLGVLMTDFTAVCSSRFVSGIVKSSNIPVYHYIYDNPLPQKLSSYNFCIGYSCHDEDYLFRYNNAILQNYTSNATEERLAESMIYYWTNFAHTGNPGKDDWRTETKDFPSWSAYDTNCNGIWSDAVWQAGLGSGTETWPIQSECAELAQ from the exons GTGCTCTGGGATTTTTATACACAGGAGATGACACAATACTCGGTAATTTTGCCATTCTAGATCAGCACGCTGTTCTGAGatttgtacagaaaaatattgcCGCATTTGGAGGTGACCCTGGCAAG GTCACGTTGATGGGACCATCATCTGCAGCAGAGATGGTAGCAATACATTTAATCTCCCCAATCAGCGATTATCTCTTTCACCAAGCCATCATGACTAGCATATACTTCTCTAGCCCGTTCCGTGAAGCTGATGCAGATGCGCCTCTTTTCGGCAAGAAGTTTGCTCGATACGCAGGTTGTATAATGGCTAGTCCGGCGTGTCTCAGAAAACTCCCCGTTCAAGATATAATACTTATTCAGAGTTTGATGATGTATAGTGACATAGGAAGTGTTACTGGAGAAAGTCCTCTACAAGATTTCCAACGATGGAGTCCTGTTGTAGATGGTGATACGGTGCCTATGCAGCTTCTGGATGCCTTTGAAACAAAGCAATTTCAACTTAAACCGATGATTATTGGGGTCACCCGTGATGACGCACGAGTTTATGCATTTGTTATCAGCAATGAACCACTGGATTTGCCTTCATATTTACGAATTATACTAGAGTATTTTCCCGCGATAAAGGCCGCCAAAATCGCGAAACAGTACCCTCCGTTTATAGGAGCTGATAACCGCGACACTCTCGGTGTTTTGATGACCGATTTCACTGCTGTATGTTCCAGCCGATTTGTAAGCGGTATAGTAAAGTCCTCTAATATTCCAGTTTACCACTACATTTACGATAATCCTCTAccacaaaaattatcaagttataatTTCTGTATCGGTTACTCCTGTCATGATGAGGACTATTTGTTCAGGTACAATAACGCTATCTTACAGAACTACACATCTAATGCGACTGAAGAAAGACTAGCTGAGAGCATGATTTACTACTGGACTAATTTTGCGCATACGGGAAATCCTGGTAAAGACGACTGGAGAACAGAGACTAAGGATTTTCCTTCGTGGTCAGCTTATGATACGAATTGTAACGGAATTTGGTCCGATGCGGTCTGGCAGGCGGGGTTAGGGTCAGGTACAGAAACCTGGCCAATCCAGAGTGAGTGCGCAGAGCTAGCGCAATGA